The DNA region TGTGAGATTTCAGAGTCAAAAGGCACAGCAACCAGGGGCGGTGGGGGTTCAAAAGGTCGTTCCGCTCTCGGTGTTGACTCGTCCCAATACACGGGGTTCGAATCCGCCATCtttcctctgctgctgcgctcGATTCCCTGCATCTCCTCGCTTGGTGGCGTTAAGATTCCGTGGCCCCAAACATACCCTTTGGCCTGGGACCCATCCGTTTCCCCGAGCAAAGTTGGTGTgatcctcccccaccctttACCGGCCCATTCAATCACTCTTCTCTCCATTTCCGCGTCCATCTTGATGCCGAGCAAACCGCCGAGATAGATCAGGTGATGGGCCAGCATCTGACACAAGTGATCCCGCATCGCCAGCCAAAGTGTCGGGCTCTGCTGAAACTCCCAATCTTCCACCTGCATGCCAGCCTCGGATTGTCGCTCCATCTCTTGCCCCATGCTCTTGCTCGAgtaaccaacccccaacacaGCTCCCAGCACGATCAGGAACAGAACCTGGCAGCTTTCTCTCGACAGCTTCCCCAAGTACTGTGGTGTCAGTAGCTTATCCAACGCCAACAGCATTCTCGACCCCGACATCCTCCCTGCTGTCCAAGCCTCCTGTTGTGTGACCATGCCCGCCAACTTGGACTCAAAGTTGGAATACCGCATCGAAGCAGTCATCAGAAACCTCCGGAAATCATGCGtcaactcctccatctccttttccttttttgaCCCGTCCTCCGAGGCGAACGACAACCCTAGCAGATTCGCACACATGCCGGCCACCATACTTCCTCCTTGAAGTTCTGGCACCGTATATGCTTCATCCAGCAACCACCTCGTAATCTTTTGGTTGAAAGACGGCTCGTCGAGACTGGCAAACTTGGCCGGCTGTGCAATCCTCCCGAGCAAAGCGCCCATCTTGAGCATCAGGGTTTCTGTCCTCATCTTCTGTGGTCCCGACTGAACCTGAAAAATGTCAACGTCGACAAACCTCGTCCGGATGCAGTAGCTCCAGCTGAGGACTTTTCTCTCTGTCCCCTTGAGGGCCGAGGTGAGGCAGGCTTGGCAGGGATTCTCAAGCGAGCACTTTTGTAAGCATGTTAGTCACCATGAGTGAATGATTGAGATCTCCAGACACAAACCTCAATCTTGAGCATCCTACACCGCAAGCAAGCACCCTGTCTTCTCACGCCCAGTACCTTTTCCTTGGCTTGGTCGGTTAATCTCGCCCTTTTTGGTTTCCCTCCCGACGGCGGTGTGCCCTGCAGCGGGTGTTGTAGTCGAAAGCAGTGTATGTGTCGTGCAAAAGTCGGGATGGTGTTTGATCGTTCGACCTGACGTTGTTGAAAAGAAACCCGGACGAGTTGCTGTTCAGCCGCATTCTCTTGATCTGGCGGGTTGTTCATTGGTATATGTAAATAaaggaggcgggggggggggggcgctAGAACCGGCAGGGTGGGtaggttggtgatggtggtggcgaagCTAGCTCCTAGCATGTAATACAATGGTTCCTAGCAACTTTCCAACCCCAGCTGAGACTGCTAGACATTTCCCAGGCTGGCCCCAGCTCCTAGGTGGATGGGCGCAAAACGGATCGATAATCTCACACACTAGAGACTGGGTAAACGGAGAAACAAAGACATGAGACAATTTTCCTGCTCTCGGGCAACTGAGCCTGAACTTGCAGGTCCTCCTGAGCCGGAATTTCCATGGCGACCTGAATACTTTATGACTAGTACCACACTAGCAGTGGTGCAGGTGGCCCAAACCTGTTCGAGGCTGGCTGACTGTTACACGGGTTCTCGTCGAAATTCCCCCAAGCCCGCGAAATAAGCATCACCGAGCTCCCCGGATCGAGCCTAGTGCTGCTGGTGCCAGCAGGCGCACCGCATGGTTGAGGCGCTTGGCGGAGCTGCATGGTTCGAGACCCCTGTTTCGCTGGCAGCGTTTGCAACAGCGCAAGATGGCCATCATGAGACGCCGTCACGACTCACCACCCACAGCCCAGCTGGGCAGCGATTGTCGATGGAGTCTTTCCAAGAAATCTTCTGGAATTTCC from Podospora pseudoanserina strain CBS 124.78 chromosome 1, whole genome shotgun sequence includes:
- a CDS encoding hypothetical protein (EggNog:ENOG503PMMA) — its product is MLGASFATTITNLPTLPVLAPPPPRLLYLHIPMNNPPDQENAAEQQLVRVSFQQRQVERSNTIPTFARHIHCFRLQHPLQGTPPSGGKPKRARLTDQAKEKVLGVRRQGACLRCRMLKIECSLENPCQACLTSALKGTERKVLSWSYCIRTRFVDVDIFQVQSGPQKMRTETLMLKMGALLGRIAQPAKFASLDEPSFNQKITRWLLDEAYTVPELQGGSMVAGMCANLLGLSFASEDGSKKEKEMEELTHDFRRFLMTASMRYSNFESKLAGMVTQQEAWTAGRMSGSRMLLALDKLLTPQYLGKLSRESCQVLFLIVLGAVLGVGYSSKSMGQEMERQSEAGMQVEDWEFQQSPTLWLAMRDHLCQMLAHHLIYLGGLLGIKMDAEMERRVIEWAGKGWGRITPTLLGETDGSQAKGYVWGHGILTPPSEEMQGIERSSRGKMADSNPVYWDESTPRAERPFEPPPPLVAVPFDSEISQFQSESLYSWDQNPTSYLEMDMPSAEPESYDRQSHPVHYSKELGNQMGFPLRTNTEPCYKTPSKKMLLFVPREKRNVDQETGFEQTRGVKKRRTMWIVRTVDTGPEYGRINVYAKLRGHGRNGRADFSSLETLTGFV